The following coding sequences lie in one Williamwhitmania taraxaci genomic window:
- a CDS encoding FAD-dependent oxidoreductase: MREITSSEFDKEVLAGGKVVVDFYSTECPPCEALAPKFDGLSDLYGKDIKFVKMFRQQNKALAEQLGVKSSPTLLFFDNGAQVGGMLAGGIKRSDIIHRLDAMLPAQRVTEIKAHLKPTVSEFDVIILGAGPGGLTAGLYLCQAKINTVLVDVALPGGHVSTTHEVSNYPGFIEPQAGYMLSHNMSEQTKQCGTTYKVAVDVTKIDLEKKEVVIDEFETIRAKKIIIATGTSPNLMGVPGEKELKGKGISYCATCDAKYYGDKEVVVIGGGNSAVEEADFISKFAGNITMVHQFGAFTANKQAQAKLLANPKVATLFEHEPRSFVRHGDKIITEVEDLKTKKVSKLVADGVFVFIGMKPNIELFKDKLALDSWGYIKTDEDMRTSMPGVFAVGDVISKKYRQITTAVADGTIAAIAIAKELN; this comes from the coding sequence ATGAGAGAGATAACGTCATCCGAATTCGATAAAGAAGTGCTTGCTGGTGGCAAGGTAGTAGTCGATTTTTATTCTACCGAATGTCCTCCCTGTGAAGCATTGGCTCCCAAGTTCGATGGGCTATCCGACCTTTATGGTAAAGATATTAAGTTTGTTAAGATGTTTCGTCAGCAAAACAAAGCGCTTGCCGAGCAGCTGGGGGTTAAATCTTCGCCCACATTACTGTTTTTTGATAATGGTGCGCAGGTGGGTGGTATGCTTGCTGGTGGAATCAAGCGCAGCGATATTATCCATCGGCTCGATGCCATGCTCCCTGCTCAACGGGTGACGGAGATAAAGGCGCACTTAAAACCTACCGTTTCGGAGTTTGATGTGATTATTCTTGGAGCTGGTCCTGGTGGACTTACCGCCGGGCTCTACCTCTGTCAGGCTAAGATCAATACCGTGCTCGTGGACGTTGCTCTTCCTGGCGGACATGTTTCCACAACCCACGAAGTTTCGAACTATCCGGGCTTTATTGAGCCGCAGGCGGGCTATATGCTCTCGCATAATATGTCGGAGCAGACCAAGCAGTGTGGCACCACCTATAAAGTGGCAGTGGATGTAACCAAGATCGATCTGGAAAAGAAGGAGGTGGTGATTGATGAGTTCGAAACCATTCGAGCAAAGAAAATTATTATTGCTACGGGCACCTCGCCTAACCTGATGGGCGTTCCCGGTGAGAAGGAACTTAAAGGCAAGGGTATTTCCTACTGCGCCACCTGCGATGCCAAGTACTATGGCGATAAGGAGGTTGTGGTTATCGGTGGCGGTAACTCCGCAGTGGAAGAAGCCGATTTCATTAGTAAGTTTGCCGGTAATATCACGATGGTGCACCAGTTCGGCGCCTTTACGGCCAACAAGCAAGCTCAAGCAAAGTTGCTCGCCAACCCCAAAGTTGCTACGCTATTTGAGCATGAGCCGAGGTCGTTTGTCCGCCATGGCGATAAGATCATTACTGAGGTGGAGGATCTGAAAACGAAAAAGGTCTCGAAGCTGGTGGCCGATGGTGTTTTCGTGTTTATTGGAATGAAGCCGAATATTGAGTTGTTCAAAGATAAGTTGGCGCTCGACAGCTGGGGTTACATTAAAACCGACGAGGATATGCGTACCAGCATGCCCGGGGTGTTTGCTGTTGGCGATGTCATTAGTAAAAAATACCGGCAGATTACCACGGCAGTTGCCGATGGAACTATTGCCGCCATTGCTATTGCAAAGGAACTGAATTAA
- a CDS encoding DUF302 domain-containing protein, with amino-acid sequence MNANRLIIEHVSPYDVTTTVEKLVAVATLKEWQNPAIHNLQQSLAKAGKEVLPVQVIEICKPEYSGKMLEKSDERIVSVMMPCRISVYEKEDGKTYVALLNMVDMVTGLSPVALEAISGATKESMEIVKSVIGPF; translated from the coding sequence ATGAATGCAAATAGACTAATCATTGAGCATGTAAGCCCTTATGACGTGACCACTACTGTTGAAAAGTTGGTGGCCGTAGCAACCTTAAAGGAATGGCAGAACCCTGCTATTCACAATCTGCAGCAATCGTTGGCTAAAGCAGGCAAAGAGGTACTGCCTGTTCAGGTGATCGAGATTTGCAAGCCTGAGTATTCGGGAAAAATGCTCGAGAAAAGCGACGAGCGTATCGTTTCGGTAATGATGCCTTGCCGCATTTCCGTTTACGAGAAAGAGGATGGTAAGACATACGTAGCCCTACTGAACATGGTAGATATGGTAACCGGACTATCGCCTGTGGCATTGGAGGCAATAAGCGGTGCCACCAAAGAGTCGATGGAGATTGTTAAATCTGTGATTGGGCCTTTTTAA
- a CDS encoding DUF1847 domain-containing protein: protein MDCTKCNTKNCRATGSCNAQKFDSEALKVTYGLPDNQNIIQAAANLVDNGRAGTLSRLQEIVEFSTSMRFHRIGIAYCYGMEADAALVAQFLRENGFKTIPVSCTTGGFKQSEVNATSEIQSVSCNPFAQAEQLNLESVDLTLTMGLCLGHDILFQKQIQSLTTTLVVKDRVHNNNPIHAVRN from the coding sequence ATGGACTGCACTAAATGTAATACCAAAAATTGCAGGGCAACGGGTTCCTGTAACGCCCAAAAGTTTGATTCGGAGGCGTTGAAGGTAACCTACGGTTTGCCCGATAATCAAAACATAATTCAAGCGGCAGCAAACCTCGTGGATAATGGCCGAGCCGGAACGCTATCGCGCTTGCAGGAGATTGTTGAGTTTTCAACGAGTATGCGTTTTCACCGTATTGGAATTGCATATTGCTATGGTATGGAGGCGGATGCCGCCTTGGTAGCCCAATTTCTTCGGGAAAATGGGTTTAAAACGATTCCAGTTTCTTGCACTACCGGAGGCTTTAAGCAATCGGAGGTTAATGCAACCAGTGAGATTCAGTCGGTGTCGTGTAATCCGTTTGCCCAAGCGGAACAACTCAATCTTGAATCGGTTGATCTAACCCTCACTATGGGGCTGTGCTTAGGCCACGACATACTATTTCAGAAACAAATTCAATCACTTACCACAACCTTAGTTGTAAAGGATCGGGTTCACAACAATAATCCGATACACGCAGTAAGGAATTAA